CAATGTTCTTGCCAAGCTTCTGGTAAATTTTTGATAAATGTCATAATAGTCCTTTCCTCATTAAAACAGGTTTTCTTTGTCCGCATCAAACTCGATACCGGCACTTTTTCTTAATGTTGTTACTACTTTATTTACATTACGTGATAGTTCTACCCATTCTTCATAACGAATTCCCATAGTTGGATCGTTAGGATTTTCAAGTACATCGGCAAAATCATGGGCTTCTTCGATCATTGGATTTTCTTCAGTTGTAAGCTCAATGATATCACGTTCTTGGTGATTACGATCATGAAATTCGGCTTTAGAGATCGCATTTACACTATCTAAAATCAATGTTCCCCCATCAAAATAAATTTCAGAGTCTAAGAATGAATCTGCGTTTTTTCCAGTCTGCAAGGTTACATCAAATAAGTCATATCTCAAAATTGCCGTACCAATCCCATCAACATCTGTTGGGATTTTTCTTGCAAAATAATGGCTTTCATTCGGCATACCAAACCAACCAACAGCAGCATAGACTAAATAGACACCAAGATCTGCCATAGCGCCTCCTGAAAAATGTGGCGAAAAGATATTTGGTTCTTGACCATCAAGCACTTGGTCATATCGTGAAGAATATTTCATATAGGTAAAGTTTGCACCAATAATTTTATTTTTTAATGGTAATAAATCCCCAATTTTTTTGAAACTTTTCTCATGAATATTGCGGGCTGCTTCAAAAAAGAAGACTTTTTGCTGATTTGCTAGCTCAATGATCTCCTCCATTTCAGCAGGCGTTGAGAAGGCTGGTTTTTCCACAATAATATTTTTTCCTGCCAAAATCCCTTGTTTTGCTTGTTCAAAATGTAGGGAATTAGGTGACGCAATATAAACTGTATCCATATGAGCAATACCGAAAAATGTCTTTAAATCCGTTGCATACTCAACATCGCCGTATTCCTCACCAAATTTTTGAGCAGTTTCCAGCTTTCGTGAATAAACAGCTGTTAAATCATAGCGCTTAGTTTCCAGTGCTGCCTTTACAAATTGATGACTAATCCAGTTTGTTCCAATAATACCTAAGTGAATCATCTTTACCCTCACCTTTCTGAATTTGGATCTTCAAACGTTTTTGCGACATCAAATGGTACTTGATGTTCTATTGCTATTGTATCAGGAGTGATAGAACAATTGTAAGCAATCACACTTAGACCTTGTTTTTGCCCTGATACAATCATTTGCGCTAAAGCTGGCTGCATGTTTGTATGGATCGTCGCTACTTTTACATTCTCAAATTGGACAACAAACAACACATAGCTTTGATAGCCTTCTTTCATCGCTTCGATCAACTCAGTGACATGCTTCAAGCCGCGTAATGTTGGAGCATCTGGAAAGGCACCTAAGGCATGATTTTCTAAGGTCATTCCTTTCACTTCTACAAACGCTTTATTGCCAGTATCTGTCTCTACTAATAAATCGAATTGTGACTGGGCAAAACGTTTTTCTCTTTTTACCGAGACGATGTTCCCTTTTAATTCTGGCAAAATGATCGTACCATCTTGAATGGCTTGAGCAGCTAGTGCATTAGGAACTTGGCTATCGATATTAAACCAAGCAGTTCCTTTCTTGACTG
This sequence is a window from Enterococcus sp. 7F3_DIV0205. Protein-coding genes within it:
- a CDS encoding Gfo/Idh/MocA family protein, producing the protein MIHLGIIGTNWISHQFVKAALETKRYDLTAVYSRKLETAQKFGEEYGDVEYATDLKTFFGIAHMDTVYIASPNSLHFEQAKQGILAGKNIIVEKPAFSTPAEMEEIIELANQQKVFFFEAARNIHEKSFKKIGDLLPLKNKIIGANFTYMKYSSRYDQVLDGQEPNIFSPHFSGGAMADLGVYLVYAAVGWFGMPNESHYFARKIPTDVDGIGTAILRYDLFDVTLQTGKNADSFLDSEIYFDGGTLILDSVNAISKAEFHDRNHQERDIIELTTEENPMIEEAHDFADVLENPNDPTMGIRYEEWVELSRNVNKVVTTLRKSAGIEFDADKENLF
- the sfsA gene encoding DNA/RNA nuclease SfsA translates to MTYPNVHIAHFIDRPNRFIAQCRLQETGEMVTVHVKNTGRCKELFFPEVEVALSYQPSPKRKTDYDLIAVKKGTAWFNIDSQVPNALAAQAIQDGTIILPELKGNIVSVKREKRFAQSQFDLLVETDTGNKAFVEVKGMTLENHALGAFPDAPTLRGLKHVTELIEAMKEGYQSYVLFVVQFENVKVATIHTNMQPALAQMIVSGQKQGLSVIAYNCSITPDTIAIEHQVPFDVAKTFEDPNSER